The Williamwhitmania taraxaci DNA window TAGTGGGAAGTAACTCCTTATACATTCGACGATCGGCACCGCGTCCGGTTCTCCACTCCTCACGAATAACACCTCTCTCGGCATCGATCTCTTCACCCTTTAGAGTTATGAATCCAGACCAATCATGCAAAACGAGCAGAGCGGAATCTACAATGGAAGCTCTGTTGGTAGGAACGTCACCAAGGTTGTAAACAGTTTCGTCCAATGAAGTGAAAGCATTGATGTTCCGTCCAAACTTAACCCCTATTGACTCAAAATACTCAATAATCTTCTTGTCGGGGAAATTTTGGGTCCCATTGAAAGCCATATGCTCCAAGAAGTGAGCAAGTCCATTCTGTGGATCCTCTTCTAGGATAGCTCCAACATTTTGAGCGATATAGAAATCGGCCCGCTCTTTTTCTGTTACATTTTTACGAATGTAGTAATGCATTCCGTTCTCCAATATTCCAACGCGATAGTTCTTATCAGTAGGAACCGGAGTGTTAAAATCGATTCCCTGTGCAATAACTCCAATGCTAAGCAGCATAGCAGCAGACAGGGAAATCATCCCTTTCGATAGTTTCATGTAAGTCTTAATATTAGTTTAACTGATTTTAGGTTGTATTAATCAAAAGTAGATTATTTTTTTAACTTCAATAAAATGTTTCTAACTATTTTCAAGAAACAAAGCAACGCAACGATAACAAACAAGATAGAATAGTTTAACTTTAAACCCGTTACCCTAACTGTTAAAAAACGCTAAACGCTATGAATCACGACGATGTTATTATTGCTACCCTTCAAAAAGAGGGAAAGCCACTTAAGTCCTCAGAAATCGCCGAAATTGCCAGCACCGACAAAAAGGAAATTGAAAAGTCAATAAAGAAGTTGGTTGCCGAAGGAAAGATCTATTCACCTAAAAGGTGTTTCTACGACTTAAAGTAAAATAATTGGGAGGGCGATTGCCCTCCCTTACTTTCAGGAAAAACCACGTTTTGTTGTTCTCAAATATTGCGCATAACTAAAAAAACAAAACTCTCGAGCCGTTAACAACAATTAGTGATAAAGAAGAATTACCTTTGTAAGGCAGAGAAAAACAGCCACCAATCGACACTTAAGAACTATACAGCAAGAAATAGAGACGACGATAGCAAACAATATTGCAGAACTAGGGTTACCCCACTTATATAAAAGAAAAACTATAATCGATAAAATTATGTTACCAGGAAATCAAAAAACAAGAAAGATTGGAGTATTTTACGATGGGAATTACTTCTTACATGTTAGCAACTATTACAATTACGTGCATCCTAAAAAAAGGAGATTGAGCATTTCGGGGCTGCACAATTTCGTTCGCCGCTGGGTAGCAAAAGTTGATGAAGTTGATGAAAGACTATGCCTCGTGGTAGACGCTCACTATTTCCGCAGCAGGCTAAACGCACAAGAAGCAAGCCAACGAGGGAGCCAACTTTATTACGAAAGAGTTTTCGACGACATACTTATGTCCGAAGGAGTTACCACTCACTACCTGCCTGTAAGAACCAAATTTGGACGAAAGGAAGATCGTGGTGTTGAGATATGGCTAGCAATGGAAGCACTCGAGTTGGCTATCCATAAAATGTTTGACGTGGTGGTGCTTATAGCCTCCGATGGCGACTACATCCCACTTGTTAGAAAGCTCAATACGCTTGGAACTAGAGTTATTGTTTTGAGTTGGAACTTTGAGTTTGTGGACGATAGTGGCCAAAAAATGGTAACCAAGTCGTCCCAAGATTTACTGAGCGAAGCCTCGTATCCCATTTCTATGAATGAAATAATCGACAATGAGGGGAACTTAAAAGAAACACTCATCAACGATCTTTTTGTTGTGGCGGATTCAGGCATTATACGGAAGGAAGATTTTCAGGATAGCGATGGACCCGACAAGCGAAGCAAGATTCTCAGTCTAAAGGAAGGATTTGGCTTTATTGCCTACCCGCCAAACAATCTATTCTTCCATTACACTGATCTAATTATTGACGACTTTAACGACCTTAGCGAGGGAGACGCTGTCGAATTTACCGTTGAAAAAAACGAGCGGGGCCAGGAAGTAGCTAAAAACATTCAGAAGATAGATCTATAATAAAAGAGAGAGGCTAACGTTATGTCAGCCTCTCTCTTTTATATT harbors:
- a CDS encoding NYN domain-containing protein, translated to MLPGNQKTRKIGVFYDGNYFLHVSNYYNYVHPKKRRLSISGLHNFVRRWVAKVDEVDERLCLVVDAHYFRSRLNAQEASQRGSQLYYERVFDDILMSEGVTTHYLPVRTKFGRKEDRGVEIWLAMEALELAIHKMFDVVVLIASDGDYIPLVRKLNTLGTRVIVLSWNFEFVDDSGQKMVTKSSQDLLSEASYPISMNEIIDNEGNLKETLINDLFVVADSGIIRKEDFQDSDGPDKRSKILSLKEGFGFIAYPPNNLFFHYTDLIIDDFNDLSEGDAVEFTVEKNERGQEVAKNIQKIDL
- a CDS encoding MarR family transcriptional regulator produces the protein MNHDDVIIATLQKEGKPLKSSEIAEIASTDKKEIEKSIKKLVAEGKIYSPKRCFYDLK